In Aminiphilus circumscriptus DSM 16581, the sequence TTTCCATACGGGTTATCCCTTCATGAACGAGAAATCGCTCATCATGGGCGAGTACACCTGGAGCGGTCGTGACGAGAACCTGAACGAGGACAAGGCATGGATGATGATCGAGCAGCTCCAGGTCCTGGCGCTGCAGCGGACCGCCACGGCCCGGGATGCCATCAGGGTCATGGGCGAACTCGCCGAGAAGTACGGTTACGCCGACGGCGGTGAAGCGCTCTCCATCGCGGACACCAAGGGCGAGATCTGGCTCTTCGAGATCTGCGGCCCCGGTCCTCTCTGGACCCCCGAGAGCGGAAAGCCCGGAGCCATCTGGGTTGCCCAGCGCATTCCCGACGATGGCTTTGCCATGGGCTCCAACCGTGCCCGCATCGCCGAGATCGACTGGAACGACAAGGAAAACTTCATGTACTCCTCGAACATCAAGAGTTTCGCCGAGGAGATGGGATGGTGGAAAGAGGGCGAACCCTTCGTCTTCCACAAGATCTACAATCCCCAACCCTATGGATCGCCCTACTACCAGCAGCGTCGGGAATGGCGCGTCTACAGCCTCGTCGATCCAGAGCTGAACCTTGACCCCGCTGCGGCGGAGCAGTATCCGCTGGTCATCAAGCCTCCCAAGAAGCTCTCCGTGCAGGACCTCATGGCGATCAACCGGGACTACCTGGAAGGCACCCGCTTCGATCTCACCAAGGGACTTGCCGCAGGCCCCTTCGGCAATCCCAACCGCTACCAGACCCCCAAGGACGTGCGCCCCGAGAATCGTAAGGGCAACGACTGGGATCGGGCCATCTCGATCTTCCGCTGCTCCTACAGTTTCGTGGGACAGGTCCGCCCCAACATGCCCGACCCGCTTGCGGCTGTGGTCTGGTTCGGTGAGGATGCACCGCATTCCACTCTCTACATGCCCATCTATGCGGGCACCACGGAAGTGCCCAAGCCCTACACCCTGGGCAAGCGCCACGTCTTCGACAAGGAATCCGCATGGTGGGCCTGGAACTTCGTCTCCAACTGGGCGGACCTCAAGTTCAGCTACATGATCGAGGACATCCGCGAGGCCCAGCGGCTCCACGAGAACAAGTATTTCCTGGAACTCCCCCAGGTGGACAAAAAGGCCATGGAACTCTACGGCAAAGACCCCAAACAGGCCGTGGCCTACGTGACTCGTTATGTCAACGAGACCCTCACGAAGGGGTTGGAGGACTGGTGGGAATTGGGCTGGACCCTCGTGGGCAAGTACTACGACGGAATGATCATTCAGCCCGACGGCACCTTTAAGAACGTGGGCTATCCCACGGAGTGGCTTGAGGCGGTGGGCTTCGGCGACACCGACGCAGAGCCCAAGAAATAGCGAGGTACAGAAGAGCGGTGGCGCGATTGTGCGCGTCACCGCAAAACAGGCGGGGCAACGGTCGTCCTTCGAGAGGAGCCCCGTCTTTCCCCGGACTTCCCCCGGGGTTGCCGTGGCGTTTTCCGTGCATGCACGCAAAACGCCACGGCTTTTTTGTAGCCTATGGCTGCGTGTGCAGTGCCGCGTGTCTTTGCGCAAAACGTCAATGCGGCAGAGTTGTTTTCGACTCCGGGCTTGCGTTTCCTCAAGGAAGGCGTGACGCGGCGAAGGGTGGAACATCTCCCGGAAAACGCAATGCCCGGGAGTTTTTGTGCTCTCCATCTTCTCCTTTGGAGCAACGACCTCCGAAGGTGGTGAGATTGCGGGGGCTTTTTGCATTTCGATGTCGATTCTCACGGGCTTTTTTGCCATAATAGGCGCGCCCTTTGGTGAAGATTTGTGTCCTCTTAAACACGGCCTTGCCACTGTTCTCCGAACATCTCCTGTCTGCGGAGTGGAATTTGTTTCTCAATGGGCACTTTGGTGGCATAGGGGTTACAATTCCGACGGAGCGCCGCGCAGGACGGCCGGAGGGGATTTTCGACCGGACAAGGTTCTTCCGCCCTGGAGAGTCCGGAAGACAACCGCACACGGTGCACCCAGGTGATTCTTGTCGGCATCCAGGCGCCTTATCGCGGGAGGCTGCGCTCAGGTTGAGCCTCGACAAAGAACCAAAAATGCGGGGGGTTGCACATGACCGAGAATCAGATCGAACACCTTCTGATAGAAAAGCTGATCGACCTCAAATACACCTACCGCCCGGACATACGCGACCGTGCGGCGCTGGAACGAAACTTCCGCCAACACTTCGAGGCTTTGAACCGTGTGAAACTCACGGACAACGAATTCGGCAGACTGTTGGAGGACATCGTCACCCCGGACGTCTTCGCCGCCGCCCGCCGTCTGCGCGAACGCAACACCT encodes:
- a CDS encoding dipeptidase — its product is MRNGTWLRRTLLTVLLVFVASSAFACTVMMVGKNATVDGSVMTTHTCDGWYDHRIQIIPGGTHKPGEMVPIYKNICYMTRPNKELVQVGEIPQVEKTYTYFHTGYPFMNEKSLIMGEYTWSGRDENLNEDKAWMMIEQLQVLALQRTATARDAIRVMGELAEKYGYADGGEALSIADTKGEIWLFEICGPGPLWTPESGKPGAIWVAQRIPDDGFAMGSNRARIAEIDWNDKENFMYSSNIKSFAEEMGWWKEGEPFVFHKIYNPQPYGSPYYQQRREWRVYSLVDPELNLDPAAAEQYPLVIKPPKKLSVQDLMAINRDYLEGTRFDLTKGLAAGPFGNPNRYQTPKDVRPENRKGNDWDRAISIFRCSYSFVGQVRPNMPDPLAAVVWFGEDAPHSTLYMPIYAGTTEVPKPYTLGKRHVFDKESAWWAWNFVSNWADLKFSYMIEDIREAQRLHENKYFLELPQVDKKAMELYGKDPKQAVAYVTRYVNETLTKGLEDWWELGWTLVGKYYDGMIIQPDGTFKNVGYPTEWLEAVGFGDTDAEPKK